ATGCTCGCGATCGCCGGCGGCAAGGGAGGAAGCGGGAAGACGACCACGACGCTCGGGCTGGCCCGCGCCCTCGACGGCCCCGCCCTCGCCGTCGACGCCGACTGCGACCTCCCGAACCTCCACTCGCTCGCCGGCGTCCCGCGGGACCCGCCCGGCGGAAGCCCCGGCCATCCAGACCCCGACGGCCGGGAGACGCTGATCCGACCGGCGCCGCGGAACGCGCCCGACGGTATCGGGAACCGGCTCCGACGCCTGGCCGACTTCGGCGGCCGCGTGCTCGTCGACTGCCCCGCGGGCGCCGGCCCCGACGCCGCCGTACCGCTCCGGGTCGCGGACGCGGTCCTCCTCGTCGCCACGCCCTGCGTGCCGGCGCTGCGCGACGCCGCGAAGACGGCGGCGATGGCCCGCGCGCTCGGCACTCGCGTCGTCGGCGCGGTGCTTGTCCGCGCCCGCATCGAGCCGC
This is a stretch of genomic DNA from Halobellus sp. MBLA0158. It encodes these proteins:
- a CDS encoding MinD/ParA family ATP-binding protein, with amino-acid sequence MLAIAGGKGGSGKTTTTLGLARALDGPALAVDADCDLPNLHSLAGVPRDPPGGSPGHPDPDGRETLIRPAPRNAPDGIGNRLRRLADFGGRVLVDCPAGAGPDAAVPLRVADAVLLVATPCVPALRDAAKTAAMARALGTRVVGAVLVRARIEPPGVADLLGCPVLATVPPAATPLESPAVSRAYDGLARSLPDRQKA